From Erigeron canadensis isolate Cc75 chromosome 8, C_canadensis_v1, whole genome shotgun sequence, one genomic window encodes:
- the LOC122579819 gene encoding peroxidase 12-like, producing MAITFFKASCIPSFIFVLLFLLCNPSVSNAQTPPPLAPGLSYTFHQDDCPQLESIVRSQLETEIAADVGQAAGLLRVHFHDCFVLGCDGSVLLNGSASGPGEQLAPPNLTLRPRAFIIIENIRSLVHEACGPIVSCSDITALAARDSIVLSGGPNYSVPLGRRDGIEFATETVTLANLPPFNATAANLTISLGAKGFDVTDVVALSGAHTIGRANCGSFEQRLIPTRDPTMNQAFYNNLIQTCPVVNTTNTTLMDIRSPNVFDNRYYVNLMNRQGLFTSDQDLYEDRSTRDIVTNFAVNQTLFFESFVTAMIKMCQLNVTTGDQGEIRRNCSRTNAGNFVTLPGMDEKDNDNKKIASY from the exons ATGGCTATAACCTTCTTCAAAGCTTCATGCATACCATCATTCATttttgtactattatttttattatgtaatcCGAGTGTTTCGAATGCTCAAACACCACCTCCGTTGGCACCAGGACTGTCGTATACGTTCCACCAGGACGATTGTCCTCAGCTCGAGTCCATTGTACGATCACAACTCGAGACAGAAATTGCTGCTGATGTTGGTCAAGCTGCCGGTTTGCTTCGAGTTCACTTCCATGACTGCTTTGTTCTT GGTTGTGATGGTTCGGTTTTGCTTAATGGTTCTGCTAGTGGACCAGGCGAGCAACTTGCACCTCCAAACTTGACCTTGCGACCACGAGCTTTCATCATCATTGAAAATATTCGTAGCCTTGTCCACGAAGCTTGTGGCCCTATAGTCTCTTGTTCAGATATCACTGCCCTCGCCGCTCGTGACTCCATAGTCCTG tccgGGGGCCCAAACTACTCTGTACCTTTGGGAAGGCGAGATGGAATTGAATTTGCTACAGAAACGGTAACGTTAGCCAACCTTCCTCCATTCAACGCAACCGCTGCTAACCTTACAATATCCCTTGGAGCAAAAGGGTTCGACGTCACAGACGTTGTCGCACTTTCTGGCGCGCATACCATTGGAAGGGCTAACTGTGGCTCATTTGAACAACGACTAATCCCAACACGAGATCCAACCATGAATCAAGCCTTTTACAACAACTTAATTCAAACATGTCCAGTGGTAAATACCACCAACACCACTTTAATGGACATTCGGTCTCCAAATGTCTTTGACAATAGATACTATGTTAACCTTATGAATCGACAAGGCCTTTTTACCTCGGACCAGGACTTGTACGAGGATAGGAGTACACGGGACATTGTTACAAACTTTGCCGTGAACCAAACGTTGTTCTTTGAAAGCTTTGTGACCGCAATGATAAAAATGTGTCAGTTGAACGTTACGACAGGTGATCAAGGGGAAATTCGTAGAAATTGCTCAAGAACCAACGCCGGAAATTTTGTTACATTACCCGGCATGGATGAGAAGGATAATGACAACAAAAAGATTGCGTCATATTAG
- the LOC122611247 gene encoding peroxidase 12-like, whose product MASKNTQMPRHTLAVTVVGVLVMMLMHLHCLEAQQQPPLVKGLSMKYYETSCPKLESIIRKQLEKVFKKDIGLAAALLRVHFHDCFVQGCDGSVLLDGSSSGPVDSEKTAPPNLSLRGFDVIEDLRRRVHKQCGAGSVSCSDITAIVARDAIVLTGGPSYSVPLGRRDGVSFATRNATLANLPSPFVPTDTLLRTLSAKNFDATDAVALSGAHTIGVAHCPSFTGRLYPTQDATLDKTFATTLKGVCPDANTNASTNLDIRSPNVFDNKYFVDLMNKQGVLTSDQDLYTDKRTRDIVTSFAINQTLFFEKFVNVMIKMGQMQVLTGTQGEVRNSCHVRNSNDLLISTVVEGDNMYNVESF is encoded by the exons ATGGCTTCTAAAAATACACAAATGCCACGTCACACACTTGCAGTCACTGTGGTGGGTGTATTGGTAATGATGCTAATGCATTTGCATTGTTTAGAAGCACAACAACAACCACCATTAGTGAAGGGGCTATCTATGAAATACTATGAAACTAGTTGTCCAAAGTTGGAATCAATTATTAGAAAGCAATTAGAGAAGGTGTTCAAGAAGGATATTGGTCTTGCTGCTGCTCTACTTAGAGTTCATTTCCATGATTGCTTTGTTCag GGTTGTGATGGTTCGGTTTTGTTGGATGGATCCTCTAGTGGACCTGTCGATAGTGAGAAAACCGCACCCCCAAACTTAAGTTTGAGAGGTTTTGATGTCATTGAGGATCTTCGTCGCCGGGTTCACAAGCAATGTGGTGCAGGTAGTGTCTCTTGTTCCGATATCACTGCCATAGTTGCCCGTGACGCTATTGTGTTG ACCGGTGGGCCAAGTTATAGCGTTCCCCTTGGACGAAGAGATGGAGTCTCTTTTGCAACAAGGAATGCAACATTAGCCAATCTTCCATCGCCATTTGTCCCGACTGACACTCTATTAAGAACCCTTTCTGCCAAAAATTTTGACGCCACTGATGCGGTGGCCTTATCAGGAGCCCACACCATTGGCGTCGCTCATTGCCCATCTTTCACAGGACGCCTTTACCCCACACAAGACGCAACCTTAGACAAAACTTTTGCTACCACACTTAAAGGTGTGTGCCCGGATGCTAATACTAATGCAAGTACCAACCTAGACATTCGGTCTCCAAATGTGTTTGATAATAAGTACTTTGTCGATCTCATGAACAAACAAGGAGTTCTAACATCTGATCAAGATTTGTACACCGATAAAAGGACTAGAGACATTGTAACGAGCTTTGCAATTAATCAAACGTTGTTCTTTGAGAAATTTGTAAACGTTATGATCAAGATGGGACAGATGCAAGTGTTGACGGGTACACAAGGTGAGGTTCGCAATAGTTGCCATGTGCGAAACTCAAATGACTTGCTTATATCGACAGTTGTTGAAGGAGACAACATGTACAATGTCGAGAGCTTCTAA
- the LOC122610537 gene encoding receptor-like protein EIX2 produces the protein MIVHLSVSCCFRILLVVVLCRICGSDNSKDGVLCKDYEREALFEFKKGLIDKADRLASWIGEGNDCCNWTGIVCDHSTGHVHKIHLPGECRTNEYNTVSEYEQALKQKLGGDLSPSLVNLTKLKHLDLSCNDFGEMEIPGFMGALGSLRYLNLSRSRFGGEIPPQVGNMSELRTLCLGSFYEDDNEEYETTSIMDIRWLSGLRLLCHLDLSRVDLSEATDWIQVINTLPSLVELHLSKSQLLHMHPYVANQNLTSLSLLDISGNSFDNNYVLQWIFSITSLVTLDLSGCGFKGPIPGSIDGSFRNLTSLESLHVHENDFMSSSLVLKGLSSVGSNLIFLDISSCGVSSSALDSLHNLTSLVSLDLSFNKLNKTIPASLGNLCKLRHIALGGNSFHDISLTSLLQSFFKCKSPRLKSLSLESSGLSSPLPSQLGKLVYLEYLQLGNNHITGIIPDSIGRLSFLRSLYLSKNLISGSIPNSVGGLSSLEVLDLSYNQLNGSLPDSLGQLLKLSYFDFSYNFLTGVVTDSHFDKLAGLKYLNGISNHLSLRPRLATWVPSFQLQFLYLSSWDLGPVIPLWLQLQKDLIDLDISNTRISTTITKPFWSSLPNLGYLNMSHNQIQGRLFGITASIQVLDLSSNKLSGEMPPLPNGSLARIFVLSNNCFRGSLHHLLCPYDEKSLEVLDVANNNLSGIIPDCWKKWPSLTFLNMENNKLSGGIPRTLGSLAFLASLNVCNNNLSGKLTTSLKSLKNLVILQLARNKLVGEIPAWLGTDLLSLVFLNLRSNNLTGNITNELCYITGIQILDLAHNKLSGNVPRCFKNFTILSGKEITSTDRFIFSQPRNIIGSASLVIKGREDTYSTILGLVKILDLSSNNFFGSIPSELMSLPALQSLNLSRNQLTGGIPEKIGDLKSLSSFDVSLNRLSGELPASLSSLSFLSSFNVSFNNLTGRVPSGTQFQTFNESSFFGNKLCGDPLTERCASEVPDKKQEEEDDDDESHETNWDLIISTMSGFITGFWLVAVPLIVNKTWRIAYFRVLSNLRLMFCGLTRTRPAPNPL, from the coding sequence ATGATTGTTCATTTATCCGTTTCTTGTTGCTTTCGCATACTTCTTGTTGTGGTATTATGTCGTATATGTGGATCAGATAATAGCAAGGATGGTGTATTATGCAAGGATTATGAAAGAGAAGCATTATTTGAGTTCAAAAAGGGCCTCATAGATAAAGCAGACCGACTTGCTTCTTGGATCGGTGAAGGGAATGATTGTTGCAATTGGACTGGGATTGTTTGTGATCATAGTACCGGTCATGTTCACAAGATCCATCTTCCAGGTGAATGTCGTACTAATGAATACAACACGGTCTCAGAATACGAACAAGCCTTGAAGCAAAAACTAGGAGGGGATTTAAGTCCATCCCTTGTGAATCTAACGAAACTCAAACATCTAGACTTGAGCTGCAATGATTTTGGAGAAATGGAAATTCCTGGCTTTATGGGTGCACTTGGAAGTTTGAGATACCTTAACCTCTCCCGTTCCAGATTTGGTGGAGAGATTCCTCCTCAAGTTGGGAATATGTCGGAATTACGCACCCTCTGTCTTGGAAGTTTTTATGAAGATGATAATGAGGAGTATGAAACTACTAGCATCATGGATATTCGCTGGTTGTCAGGTCTCCGTTTGTTGTGTCACCTGGATTTGAGTCGTGTAGACCTTAGTGAAGCAACTGATTGGATTCAGGTAATCAACACCCTCCCTTCTTTGGTGGAACTACATTTGTCCAAAAGTCAACTTTTGCATATGCATCCTTACGTTGCTAATCAAAATCTTACATCCCTCTCCTTGCTCGATATTTCTGGAAACAGTTTTGATAATAATTATGTGCTCCAATGGATTTTCAGTATCACTAGTCTAGTTACACTAGACTTGAGCGGATGTGGTTTTAAAGGCCCTATTCCTGGTAGTATTGATGGTAGTTTTCGTAACTTAACTTCTCTCGAGTCACTTCATGTCCATGAGAATGATTTCATGAGTTCTTCATTAGTATTAAAAGGGTTGTCTAGTGTGGGTAGTAACCTCATTTTTTTGGATATCAGTTCTTGTGGTGTCTCTAGTTCGGCTCTTGATTCCCTTCATAACTTGACTTCCCTTGTTAGCCTTGATCTTTCATTCAATAAACTCAACAAGACAATACCTGCATCATTGGGAAACCTTTGCAAGTTGAGACATATTGCTCTAGGAGGTAACTCTTTTCATGATATTAGCTTGACAAGCCTTCTTCAAAGCTTTTTCAAGTGCAAATCACCGAGATTGAAGTCTTTATCCCTCGAGTCTTCGGGACTTTCAAGTCCTCTCCCAAGTCAACTTGGAAAACTTGTTTATCTGGAGTACCTTCAACTTGGTAATAATCATATTACTGGTATTATTCCAGATTCAATAGGAAGATTATCTTTTTTGAGGTCATTATATCTTTCTAAGAATCTTATATCAGGTTCAATTCCAAACTCAGTTGGAGGGTTGTCGTCTTTGGAGGTGTTAGATCTTTCATATAATCAACTCAACGGCAGCCTTCCTGATAGCCTTGGCCAACTTTTAAAGTTAAGTTATTTCGATTTTTCGTACAACTTTTTAACCGGTGTCGTGACAGACTCTCATTTTGACAAACTAGCCGGATTGAAGTACCTAAATGGTATAAGCAACCACCTATCCCTAAGACCGCGCCTTGCCACATGGGTTCCCTCTTTCCAGCTGCAGTTTTTGTATTTAAGTTCATGGGATTTAGGGCCTGTAATTCCATTGTGGCTACAGCTGCAGAAGGATTTAATAGACTTGGATATAAGCAACACACGTATTTCAACAACCATCACCAAGCCGTTTTGGAGCTCATTGCCCAATCTAGGATATTTAAATATGTCACATAATCAAATTCAAGGAAGGTTGTTTGGTATCACTGCATCAATTCAAGTACTCGACTTGAGTTCTAACAAGCTTAGCGGGGAAATGCCTCCACTCCCAAATGGTTCATTGGCAAGAATCTTTGTTTTGTCAAATAATTGCTTTAGGGGATCACTACATCATCTGTTGTGTCCATATGATGAGAAAAGTCTAGAAGTCCTTGACGTGGCGAATAATAATCTATCAGGTATCATTCCTGATTGCTGGAAAAAATGGCCGAGTTTGACATTCTTGAACATGGAGAACAACAAATTGTCTGGTGGGATTCCTAGAACCTTAGGATCTTTGGCTTTCCTAGCATCATTGAATGTGTGCAACAACAATCTCTCCGGAAAATTAACTACTTCTCTAAAGAGCTTGAAGAACTTAGTGATCCTTCAACTTGCTAGAAACAAACTTGTTGGAGAAATCCCAGCATGGCTTGGGACTGATCTCCTGAGTTTGGTATTTCTCAACCTCCGATCAAACAATTTAACCGGAAATATTACTAATGAGCTTTGCTATATTACTGGTATACAGATCTTGGATCTTGCACATAATAAGCTATCGGGAAATGTTCCAAGATGCTTCAAAAATTTCACAATCCTCTCTGGGAAAGAAATTACTTCCACTGATAGATTTATTTTCTCACAACCTAGAAACATCATTGGCAGTGCATCTTTAGTTATAAAGGGACGAGAGGACACCTATAGTACTATTCTTGGGCTTGTTAAGATATTAGACCTTTCGAGTAACAATTTTTTTGGGAGCATCCCAAGCGAGTTAATGTCACTCCCTGCATTACAGTCGTTGAACTTGTCAAGGAATCAATTGACAGGGGGCATCCCTGAGAAGATTGGAGATCTAAAATCACTTTCATCATTTGATGTATCTCTTAATCGGCTTTCTGGGGAACTTCCTGCTAGTTTGTCAAGCTTGAGTTTCTTGAGTAGCTTCAATGTGTCATTTAACAATTTGACAGGAAGAGTTCCATCAGGCACACAATTTCAAACCTTCAACGAGTCAAGCTTCTTTGGAAACAAACTTTGTGGAGATCCCCTCACTGAACGATGTGCAAGTGAGGTACCTGAtaaaaaacaagaagaagaagatgacgaCGACGAATCTCATGAAACAAATTGGGACTTGATTATTAGCACAATGTCTGGCTTCATAACTGGTTTCTGGCTGGTGGCGGTTCCATTGATAGTTAACAAAACATGGAGAATTGCATATTTCCGTGTCTTGAGTAATCTAAGGCTTATGTTTTGCGGGTTGACCCGTACCCGACCCGCACCCAACCCGCTTTGA
- the LOC122578427 gene encoding ATP synthase delta chain, chloroplastic-like, with protein sequence MSATSATAAPVTFQSRPSSSPSFQKTTPVKFSFTGGLRAPKLSIKFTAKPRRGNAKRPAPSGARMADSAAGSYAAALADVAVANDTLEATVKDLDTIGELFSEKSFLDFFVSPIVTLEAKRALLDDITASGKLQKHVCNFLNILIESKRIDMIKEIIKEFEIVYNKLTDTELAVVTSVVKLEEQHLAQIAKQVQKLTGAKNVRLKTVIDESLVAGFTIRYGNSGSKLIDMSVKKQLEEIAAQLEIGDIKLAV encoded by the coding sequence atgTCAGCAACTTCTGCCACAGCAGCTCCAGTAACATTTCAATCAAGACCCTCATCTTCACCATCTTTTCAAAAAACAACCCCAGTAAAGTTTTCATTCACTGGGGGTCTAAGGGCCCCCAAGCTCTCAATCAAATTCACTGCCAAACCCCGTCGGGGCAATGCCAAAAGACCTGCCCCGTCGGGGGCACGAATGGCTGACTCGGCTGCAGGTAGTTATGCAGCCGCGTTAGCCGACGTGGCAGTTGCAAATGATACACTAGAAGCAACTGTTAAAGACCTTGATACAATAGGTGAACTTTTTTCGGaaaaaagttttttggacttttttgtaAGTCCAATAGTAACGCTCGAGGCGAAACGAGCGTTACTTGACGACATAACAGCGTCAGGGAAGTTACAAAAACACGTTTGTAACTTCCTGAACATTTTAATTGAAAGTAAAAGGATTGATATGattaaagaaattattaaaGAGTTTGAGATTGTTTATAATAAGTTAACTGATACAGAGTTGGCTGTTGTAACGTCTGTTGTGAAACTTGAGGAGCAACATTTGGCCCAAATTGCAAAACAAGTCCAGAAACTAACGGGGGCGAAAAACGTTAGGCTTAAGACGGTTATTGATGAATCTTTAGTGGCTGGATTTACTATAAGGTATGGAAATTCGGGGTCGAAATTGATTGATATGAGTGTCAAGAAACAGTTGGAAGAAATTGCTGCACAACTTGAGATTGGTGATATTAAACTTGCTGTATGA